One window of the Rosa rugosa chromosome 3, drRosRugo1.1, whole genome shotgun sequence genome contains the following:
- the LOC133737201 gene encoding B3 domain-containing protein Os01g0234100-like: MGTHSLAEVEAAFSLLKFGYCTKQTAFEEIRPMPLPKDVCQVHIGEKTSLTLDSNAALIDEEYNEEFGFNILEDIGLPIPTTDFGDVENTEDFTILVNGVSINSCLSEEIRNRYYDLCCSQRSFLHNHLLKSINGKLAAEIITETINIANAIRACRLSTAHSAYVLWEKTLDAFEILGINVGFLRAQLKRLLSLSFRTKQALIRKSKEAKLEQACAKDKVITLESKYWKWKERVVSVDAKIEALKEVAERRELFFQEEAV, from the exons ATGGGAACACATAGTTTAGCTGAAGTGGAAGCGGCTTTCAGCCTCTTGAAGTTCGGTTACTGCACCAAACAAACAGCTTTTG AGGAAATACGTCCAATGCCTCTTCCAAAAGATGTCTGTCAAGTTCATATTGGTGAGAAGACAAGTTTGACATTAGATTCTAATGCTGCACTGATAGATGAGGAGTACAATGAAGAATTTGGCTTCAACATTTTAGAAGATATTGGACTTCCAATACCAACTACTGATTTTGGTGATGTTGAAAATACCGAGGATTTTACCATTCTCGTGAATGGCGTGAGTATAAATTCTTGTCTCTCTGAAGAGATCAGAAATAGGTATTATGATCTATGCTGCTCACAAAGGTCATTTCTGCACAACCATCTCCTCAAAAGTATTAATGGTAAGTTAGCTGCTGAAATAATAACCGAAACGATTAACATTGCTAATGCCATTAGAGCTTGCAGGCTTTCCACCGCCCACAGTGCTTATGTATTGTGGGAAAAGACTTTAGATGCCTTTGAGATTTTGGGTATTAATGTTGGATTCTTACGTGCTCAGCTGAAGCGGCTTCTGAGCCTTTCTTTCAGGACCAAACAGGCTCTGATAAGGAAATCAAAGGAGGCTAAACTTGAGCAAGCTTGTGCAAAGGACAAGGTGATAACTCTTGAATCCAAGTATTGGAAATGGAAAGAGAGGGTGGTAAGTGTTGATGCTAAGATAGAGGCTCTAAAGGAAGTTGCAGAGAGGCGTGAACTTTTCTTCCAGGAAGAGGCTGTTTGA
- the LOC133737202 gene encoding uncharacterized protein LOC133737202, which translates to MGDFNEIVSNDEKEGGIPWHWNRVRYLKDFLDRNALLELKFTGPRFTWENKREEASEVIRERLDRVVGNAKWLCSWPDSLVYHEPRIGSDHCPLVVYAQPRITKAPKQFRFEASWSDDPECEEVIKANWDTEIRGDPSMGWTDNLDACRRSLVKWSRAKFPNNKPAIEKLTLELSKVQEGLISVASRHREVELISKLHDTWRLEESYWKQRARINWLLNGDRNTRFFHLSTLF; encoded by the coding sequence ATGGGTGATTTTAATGAGATCGTATCTAATGATGAGAAAGAGGGAGGAATCCCCTGGCATTGGAATAGGGTCCGTTACTTGAAGGATTTTCTGGACCGTAATGCTCTACTCGAATTGAAGTTCACTGGCCCTAGATTCACGTGggaaaacaagagagaagaagcCTCTGAGGTCATTCGTGAAAGATTGGACAGGGTGGTGGGGAACGCAAAGTGGTTATGCTCTTGGCCTGATTCTTTGGTCTACCATGAACCAAGAATCGGCTCGGATCACTGCCCATTGGTCGTTTACGCCCAGCCTCGCATTACCAAGGCCCCGAAGCAATTCCGGTTTGAGGCGTCTTGGAGTGATGACCCTGAGTGTGAGGAGGTGATTAAAGCAAACTGGGACACAGAGATACGGGGGGATCCTTCCATGGGTTGGACCGATAATTTGGATGCGTGTAGAAGAAGCCTGGTGAAATGGAGCAGAGCGAAGTTTCCAAACAACAAACCTGCTATAGAAAAGCTCACTCTGGAGCTTAGTAAAGTTCAAGAGGGCCTAATCTCGGTTGCATCAAGACACAGGGAAGTTGAGTTGATCTCAAAGTTACATGATACTTGGAGACTGGAAGAGAGTTACTGGAAGCAGAGAGCAAGGATCAACTGGCTTCTAAACGGAGATAGAAACACCCGGTTCTTTCACCTCTCCACCTTATTTTGA